The following are from one region of the Desulfurispira natronophila genome:
- a CDS encoding radical SAM protein codes for MIIPVFLSMQGCSWHCVYCNQQVITGAGVIPPSAVESYVRGFSPRTEPTLAYYGGSFTALPHDLMAQYLHVANKLYCAGVIAGLRISTRPDALQGEVLAMLAHSCLQTLEIGVQSTDTAVLRRSGRPEVGVQQLQATMDQLRSYPWRTVLQVMPGLPGEDYGSFRRTIRDVCQLAPWGVRLYPTVVLRQTSLDTMYQQGHYKPLGLDEAVERCAWACDELADAGVSVQRLGLQDSESLRSDIVAGPWHPAFGELVQSRRWLLQLQPFRSRVELIRVHPGVHSQLVGQRRCNLHQLQLKKSQVHSDYTLPSGEALVLLEGGEAVSLRLART; via the coding sequence GTGATTATTCCTGTTTTTCTCTCCATGCAGGGCTGCTCCTGGCACTGCGTTTACTGCAATCAGCAGGTGATTACCGGTGCGGGTGTAATTCCTCCGTCAGCAGTCGAAAGCTATGTGCGTGGTTTTTCACCCCGCACGGAACCGACTCTGGCGTATTACGGTGGTTCATTCACCGCGCTGCCTCACGATCTTATGGCCCAGTATCTGCATGTTGCCAATAAGCTTTACTGTGCTGGAGTTATTGCTGGTTTGCGCATATCGACCCGCCCCGATGCCCTGCAAGGCGAAGTGTTAGCTATGCTTGCCCACAGTTGTTTGCAAACGCTGGAAATCGGAGTGCAGTCCACTGATACGGCGGTGTTACGTCGCTCCGGCCGCCCAGAAGTAGGCGTGCAGCAGCTGCAGGCTACTATGGATCAGTTGAGATCATATCCATGGCGAACGGTCCTGCAGGTTATGCCAGGGTTGCCTGGGGAAGATTACGGGAGCTTTAGACGTACCATTCGTGACGTTTGTCAGCTGGCTCCCTGGGGTGTCAGGCTTTATCCAACGGTAGTGCTGCGTCAAACGTCTTTGGATACTATGTACCAGCAGGGACACTACAAACCTCTTGGGCTTGATGAGGCGGTGGAGCGTTGTGCCTGGGCCTGTGATGAGTTGGCAGATGCTGGCGTGTCAGTACAGCGATTGGGGCTACAGGATAGTGAATCCCTGCGAAGTGATATTGTAGCTGGTCCTTGGCATCCGGCTTTTGGGGAGCTGGTGCAGTCTCGTCGTTGGCTGCTCCAGCTGCAGCCTTTTCGCTCCCGTGTGGAATTGATACGCGTCCATCCTGGTGTTCATAGTCAACTGGTTGGGCAGCGTCGTTGTAACTTGCACCAGCTGCAACTGAAAAAAAGCCAAGTGCATTCAGACTACACTCTCCCCAGTGGCGAAGCTCTGGTTCTGCTGGAAGGGGGAGAAGCAGTCTCCCTGCGGCTGGCGAGGACATGA